From Helicoverpa zea isolate HzStark_Cry1AcR chromosome 23, ilHelZeax1.1, whole genome shotgun sequence, one genomic window encodes:
- the LOC124641931 gene encoding isocitrate dehydrogenase [NAD] subunit beta, mitochondrial isoform X2 has product MSRLARNVCRTLLQGSYMTHGSRGVQTASTQSSSPEGRIKCTLIPGDGVGPELVYSVQEVFKAADIPVDFETFFFSEVNPTLSAPLEDVVNSIARNKCCIKGILATPDFSHTGELQTLNMKLRNALDLYANVVHVKSLPNVKSRHRDVDCIIIREQTEGEYSALEHESVPGVVECLKIITAAKSERIAKFAFDYAVKMGRKKVTAVHKANIMKLGDGLFLRSCEEMAKLYPRLQFEKMIVDNCSMQMVSNPNQFDVMVTPNLYGNIVDNLASGLVGGAGVVAGASYSAECAVFEQGARHIFSGAVGKNIANPTAMLLCSANLLAHVNLHPYSRMIKNAINKVLTDGKVRTKDLGGQSTTKDFTNAVIHSLCE; this is encoded by the exons ATGTCTCGTCTTGCTAGAAATGTATGCCGTACTTTGCTGCAG GGATCCTACATGACCCATGGGAGCAGGGGAGTTCAGACAGCGAGCACG cAATCGAGTTCTCCCGAGGGCCGCATCAAGTGCACTTTGATTCCCGGAGATGGCGTCGGTCCTGAACTCGTCTATTCCGTTCAGGAAGTCTTTAAG GCGGCAGACATCCCGGTGGACTTTGAGACGTTCTTCTTCTCGGAGGTGAACCCGACGCTGAGCGCGCCCCTTGAGGATGTCGTCAACTCCATCGCGAGGAACAAGTGCTGTATCAAG GGTATCCTCGCCACCCCAGATTTCTCTCACACGGGTGAACTTCAAACCCTTAACATGAAACTGCGTAACGCTCTGGACTTGTACGCTAACGTGGTGCATGTCAAATCTCTGCCGAACGTGAAGAGTCGTCACCGTGACGTCGACTGCATCATCATCAGAGAGCAGACTGAGGGAGAATACTCTGCGCTGGAACACGAGAGCGTTCCCG GCGTAGTGGAATGCCTCAAAATCATCACGGCAGCCAAATCGGAGCGCATTGCCAAGTTCGCGTTCGACTATGCCGTGAAGATGGGCCGCAAGAAGGTCACTGCCGTACACAAGGCTAACATCATGAAGCTAGGAGACGGCCTGTTTTTGCGTAGCTGTGAAGAG ATGGCAAAACTATACCCCCGTCTCCAATTCGAGAAGATGATCGTGGACAACTGTTCCATGCAGATGGTTTCCAACCCCAATCAGTTCGATGTGATGGTAACACCGAACTTATATGGCAACATTGTCGATAACTTGGCAAGTGGCCTTGTGGGCGGCGCGGGAGTTGTTGCCGGCGCTTCTTATAGTGCTGAGTGCGCTGTGTTTGAACAG GGCGCCCGCCACATCTTCTCGGGCGCAGTGGGCAAGAACATCGCCAACCCGACCGCCATGCTGCTCTGCTCCGCCAACCTGCTCGCACACGTCAACCTGCATCCATACTCGCGGATGATCAAGAATGCTATCAACAA GGTATTGACAGACGGAAAAGTGAGGACAAAGGATCTCGGAGGCCAGTCGACCACCAAAGATTTCACCAACGCCGTCATCCACTCCTTATGCgaataa
- the LOC124641931 gene encoding isocitrate dehydrogenase [NAD] subunit beta, mitochondrial isoform X1: MSRLARNVCRTLLQGSYMTHGSRGVQTASTVNGPAEIGISTLQSSSPEGRIKCTLIPGDGVGPELVYSVQEVFKAADIPVDFETFFFSEVNPTLSAPLEDVVNSIARNKCCIKGILATPDFSHTGELQTLNMKLRNALDLYANVVHVKSLPNVKSRHRDVDCIIIREQTEGEYSALEHESVPGVVECLKIITAAKSERIAKFAFDYAVKMGRKKVTAVHKANIMKLGDGLFLRSCEEMAKLYPRLQFEKMIVDNCSMQMVSNPNQFDVMVTPNLYGNIVDNLASGLVGGAGVVAGASYSAECAVFEQGARHIFSGAVGKNIANPTAMLLCSANLLAHVNLHPYSRMIKNAINKVLTDGKVRTKDLGGQSTTKDFTNAVIHSLCE; the protein is encoded by the exons ATGTCTCGTCTTGCTAGAAATGTATGCCGTACTTTGCTGCAG GGATCCTACATGACCCATGGGAGCAGGGGAGTTCAGACAGCGAGCACGGTAAATGGCCCCGCAGAAATTGGTATCAGCACCTTG cAATCGAGTTCTCCCGAGGGCCGCATCAAGTGCACTTTGATTCCCGGAGATGGCGTCGGTCCTGAACTCGTCTATTCCGTTCAGGAAGTCTTTAAG GCGGCAGACATCCCGGTGGACTTTGAGACGTTCTTCTTCTCGGAGGTGAACCCGACGCTGAGCGCGCCCCTTGAGGATGTCGTCAACTCCATCGCGAGGAACAAGTGCTGTATCAAG GGTATCCTCGCCACCCCAGATTTCTCTCACACGGGTGAACTTCAAACCCTTAACATGAAACTGCGTAACGCTCTGGACTTGTACGCTAACGTGGTGCATGTCAAATCTCTGCCGAACGTGAAGAGTCGTCACCGTGACGTCGACTGCATCATCATCAGAGAGCAGACTGAGGGAGAATACTCTGCGCTGGAACACGAGAGCGTTCCCG GCGTAGTGGAATGCCTCAAAATCATCACGGCAGCCAAATCGGAGCGCATTGCCAAGTTCGCGTTCGACTATGCCGTGAAGATGGGCCGCAAGAAGGTCACTGCCGTACACAAGGCTAACATCATGAAGCTAGGAGACGGCCTGTTTTTGCGTAGCTGTGAAGAG ATGGCAAAACTATACCCCCGTCTCCAATTCGAGAAGATGATCGTGGACAACTGTTCCATGCAGATGGTTTCCAACCCCAATCAGTTCGATGTGATGGTAACACCGAACTTATATGGCAACATTGTCGATAACTTGGCAAGTGGCCTTGTGGGCGGCGCGGGAGTTGTTGCCGGCGCTTCTTATAGTGCTGAGTGCGCTGTGTTTGAACAG GGCGCCCGCCACATCTTCTCGGGCGCAGTGGGCAAGAACATCGCCAACCCGACCGCCATGCTGCTCTGCTCCGCCAACCTGCTCGCACACGTCAACCTGCATCCATACTCGCGGATGATCAAGAATGCTATCAACAA GGTATTGACAGACGGAAAAGTGAGGACAAAGGATCTCGGAGGCCAGTCGACCACCAAAGATTTCACCAACGCCGTCATCCACTCCTTATGCgaataa
- the LOC124641932 gene encoding uncharacterized protein LOC124641932 — translation MVARNYVVPEHHTYRLPKRLQMLSQPRKYFVCDDEDLPKYTKRGTRLSAIRGHLIDKNSDIAWPYLRRLMILKKMYKYKFSPERLERIDRMIEASNGTLYAKLANCAIDLKKYDVRDLKKKKGWTDTEWKRHMEYISQIAGPKKVFQPPPIKRGKSKPLDALMPRLNVISSRPDFKCYKRMSQETWYRNPEKVAPNALKYVISDRIKKLATPRAIPHDD, via the exons ATGGTTGCGAGGAATTACGTAGTGCCTGAACATCACACCTACAGGTTACCAAAGCGACTACAAATGCTCAGTCAGCCCAGAAAGTACTTTGTGTGTGACGATGAAGACCTACCCAAGTACACCAAGAGAGGGACCAGGCTATCTGCTATACGAGGACACCTCATTGATAAGAATAGCGATATTGCGTGGCCGTACCTGAG ACGTTTAATGATCTTGAAAAAGATGTATAAATACAAATTCAGTCCGGAACGGTTGGAACGCATTGATCGCATGATTGAGGCTTCTAATGGCACATTGTATGCGAAACTGGCTAACTGCGCTATAGATCTCAAGAAATATGACGTCCGAGACTTGAAGAAAAAGAAAGGCTGGACCGACACGGAGTGGAAGAGGCACATGGAATATATTTCGCAAATCGCGGGacctaaaaaagtttttcaaccTCCGCCAATTAAG CGAGGGAAATCGAAGCCTCTAGATGCTCTGATGCCGAGACTCAACGTGATAAGCTCCCGGCCCGACTTCAAGTGCTACAAGCGAATGTCGCAGGAAACCTGGTACAGGAACCCAGAAAAG GTGGCGCCAAATGCCCTAAAATACGTGATCTCCGATAGAATCAAAAAGCTAGCGACCCCGAGAGCAATACCACACGACGACTGA